A single genomic interval of Lewinellaceae bacterium harbors:
- a CDS encoding carbohydrate-binding family 9-like protein produces MKSYEVPYTHHSLTITGMGVDQQWTQAPILQDFSAPWNEGSVPHTQFQALWDEVNFYFLFHAEDENIIAPGDPDDKRGVLPSDRVEIFFKANGGMDPYYCLEMDPRGRVLDYIARYYRKVDFDWEWPEQDLEVKASHTDDHYTVEGRISLQALREMGILRGDEMEAGLFRGDYYPVEGHDNQVNWISWIKPESVKPDFHIPSAFGKMLLVR; encoded by the coding sequence ATGAAAAGTTATGAAGTACCCTATACCCACCATTCACTGACCATAACGGGGATGGGCGTTGACCAGCAATGGACGCAGGCACCCATCCTGCAAGATTTTTCCGCACCATGGAATGAAGGCTCTGTACCACATACCCAATTTCAGGCCCTGTGGGACGAGGTCAATTTCTATTTCCTGTTTCATGCGGAGGATGAAAACATCATCGCCCCCGGCGATCCGGACGATAAACGCGGCGTATTGCCATCGGACCGGGTGGAGATCTTTTTTAAGGCCAATGGAGGCATGGACCCTTACTATTGCCTGGAGATGGATCCCCGGGGAAGGGTGCTGGATTACATTGCCCGTTATTACCGCAAGGTTGATTTCGACTGGGAATGGCCGGAACAGGACCTGGAAGTTAAGGCATCGCATACGGATGATCATTATACGGTGGAAGGGCGGATCAGCCTGCAGGCATTGCGTGAAATGGGCATTCTCCGTGGTGATGAAATGGAAGCAGGCCTGTTTCGTGGGGACTATTACCCTGTAGAAGGTCATGATAATCAGGTGAACTGGATTTCCTGGATCAAGCCGGAATCCGTAAAACCAGATTTCCATATACCCAGTGCTTTTGGGAAAATGTTACTGGTCAGGTGA
- a CDS encoding trypsin-like peptidase domain-containing protein, which yields MKAQNKIIIKHLSGSKVNQIEEFNFDQTDQLSIGRESSNAIQFNPESDAMVSRKHALITWTDFEHYQIEDLNSTNGTYVNDEKISGPKELHAGDTIRMGSNGPSFEFDLNPRPASHLAATRMVSIGGGKATEELIPVELQASATPPVKDSIGKQTFERAIKVERSRSSRTLVASILGLVIIIAAGGFAFKDKLFKDPVIVDNTTTVVKDFFNPAEIAANNMNKVVFIEFGYKLIHTETGDDVYHQYMEQEDKKTKQKFQLPLYIEYNGKIEPLLGLKKNTPIGRPIAVSQATGSGFVVDKNGFILTNRHVAANWNTAYHFPPDAQKGILLRFGAKGVEMAGQVDAPSDWVPAESKLFGQKPISGKILEGQVTYMDVTFAKNDLRTPAKIVRVSNTHDVAMIKIDLPGELEPVKLREKDDDIQAGQKVVVMGYPAISPEAVVVKSSEDVFNRSSQVIQVPDPTVTDCSIGKVIKGQTQLSGQNTEGYYSSFGDVYQLTTSETGSGNSGGPVFDKDGNVIAIFSAGRWDGSTAITFAVPIRYGIELMKTQRVIQ from the coding sequence ATGAAAGCACAAAATAAAATCATCATCAAACACCTGAGCGGAAGCAAGGTGAACCAAATCGAAGAATTCAACTTCGACCAAACGGACCAGTTGTCCATTGGGCGTGAAAGCTCGAATGCCATTCAATTCAACCCCGAAAGTGATGCCATGGTCAGTCGCAAACATGCATTGATCACCTGGACCGACTTCGAACACTACCAGATCGAGGACCTCAACTCCACCAACGGAACGTACGTAAATGATGAAAAGATATCCGGTCCTAAAGAACTGCATGCCGGTGATACCATCCGGATGGGTTCCAACGGTCCTTCCTTTGAATTTGACCTGAATCCACGCCCGGCAAGCCATTTGGCTGCTACCCGGATGGTTTCCATCGGTGGTGGCAAAGCTACCGAGGAGCTGATACCGGTAGAATTGCAGGCAAGCGCCACGCCTCCGGTAAAAGATTCCATCGGAAAGCAAACTTTCGAGCGCGCCATCAAAGTGGAACGTTCACGTTCATCCAGGACGCTGGTCGCTTCCATTCTCGGTTTGGTGATCATCATTGCTGCTGGTGGATTTGCCTTTAAGGACAAACTGTTTAAAGATCCCGTCATCGTTGACAATACCACCACCGTCGTTAAAGATTTCTTCAATCCGGCGGAAATCGCTGCCAACAATATGAATAAAGTGGTCTTCATCGAGTTCGGATACAAACTGATCCACACCGAGACCGGTGACGATGTTTACCACCAGTATATGGAGCAGGAGGATAAAAAGACCAAACAGAAATTCCAGCTCCCTCTTTACATCGAATACAACGGTAAGATCGAACCATTGCTCGGTTTGAAGAAAAACACACCGATAGGCAGGCCGATCGCCGTATCACAAGCTACCGGATCAGGATTTGTTGTCGATAAAAACGGATTTATCCTCACCAACCGCCACGTAGCCGCCAACTGGAATACTGCCTATCATTTTCCTCCGGACGCCCAAAAAGGAATCCTGTTACGCTTTGGTGCGAAAGGAGTTGAAATGGCGGGTCAGGTGGATGCACCGTCCGACTGGGTACCTGCTGAATCCAAATTGTTCGGTCAGAAACCCATCTCCGGCAAGATCCTGGAAGGTCAGGTCACCTATATGGATGTCACCTTCGCCAAAAACGACCTGCGCACCCCAGCCAAGATCGTGCGGGTAAGCAATACCCATGACGTAGCCATGATCAAAATCGACCTCCCCGGCGAACTGGAACCGGTCAAACTGCGGGAAAAAGACGATGACATCCAGGCCGGTCAAAAAGTTGTGGTCATGGGTTATCCAGCCATCTCACCCGAAGCCGTCGTGGTCAAGTCCAGTGAAGATGTGTTTAACCGCAGCTCCCAGGTCATCCAGGTTCCGGATCCTACCGTGACAGACTGCAGCATTGGTAAGGTCATCAAAGGCCAGACCCAACTATCCGGTCAGAATACAGAAGGTTACTACAGCTCATTCGGTGACGTCTATCAGCTGACGACCAGCGAGACCGGTTCAGGTAACAGCGGCGGCCCGGTATTCGATAAGGACGGTAATGTGATAGCCATCTTTTCTGCCGGTCGCTGGGACGGCTCTACAGCCATCACCTTTGCCGTACCCATCCGTTACGGGATTGAATTGATGAAAACCCAGCGGGTTATTCAGTAA